The DNA window CGCAGCTTTTTGCCGTCCGTTTTTTCCCGCGCTCATCCTCTAGAGGTTGAGGCAGGATTCGCTCTCTCGAAAAATTCGGAAGCACGGAAGATGCAGATGAGGTAAAATGAAGCTTGTACGAGTCGCTGTTTTCGTTATGCAGCATCACACGCAAATTTTCAAATTCATATTTTTGGAGAAGGAACCTCAAGGAGATCCCATGGAAAAGACAAAGTTCGCCGCCGCGTTGCTGGTGAGCGTCGTTTTCGTCCTGCCGGCGCGCGGCGCCCCGACGGAAAAAGCGGAAACGCCGGCGGCGTTTTCGAAATCGGACAAGCGCACGGGGCAGGGACTGCGGGCCTGGTTTGACGGGCGGGAGCGGGAAGCGGAAGAAATTTTTTCCCGCATCACGCGGGAGAACTCTCCCGACCCCGTTCCCTATCACGCCCTGGCCATTCTTCTCTCCGACCGGCAGCGGGATTACTCTCGAATCACCGAGCTTTACAACCGTCACAAAGCGCTCTCCCCCGAGAGCGGCGACGCCTACGGCGCCATTCTGCCGATCCTCGACGAATACGCCCGCAAGGGCTGCGTCCAGGCGCAGCTGCTTCTCGCCCGCGCGCAGGACTGGGGACTGGCGGCCGCGCCGGACGGAATTCATCCCATGCTCTGGCTGCGCCGCGCGGCTGACGGGGGCTACGCGCAGGCGCAGCGGGAGCTCGGGCTCCTCTATGAAACGGGCGAAAAACTCGAGAAGGACACCGCGCGGGCCATCGCGCTTTACAGCAAAGCCGCGGCGCAGAACGACGCTTTTGCGATGAAATTTCTCGCCGTACTGTATCTGAACGGGAACAACCCCGCTTACAGGAGGACAGCTTTCGAGCTTCTCAAGCGGGCGGACCGGGCGAATCTGCCCGAAGCGCAGCTGCTCCTCGCCCAGCTTTATCAAAAAGGGATTTTCGTGAAAAAAGACGCGAAGCAGGCTGTGCGGTGGTACGAAAAAGCCGCCCGAAACGGCAGCTCGGAGGCCATGAATATCCTGGCTTGGCGCTACGAGAACGGCGAAGGCGTCACAAGGTCGCCGGCGAAAGCGCTGCAATGGTACAAGGCCGCCGCCGAACGCGGGGAGCACAACGCGCTCTTTCGTCTGGGCGTTCTGTATTACACGGGCAAACACGTCGCGGCGGATCACGCGCTGGCCTTCGAATATTTCAAGAAGGCGGCGGAGCTCGGCGACGTCACGGCCTGGTACAACGTGGCCTGGCTGAAC is part of the Pyramidobacter porci genome and encodes:
- a CDS encoding SEL1-like repeat protein, whose amino-acid sequence is MEKTKFAAALLVSVVFVLPARGAPTEKAETPAAFSKSDKRTGQGLRAWFDGREREAEEIFSRITRENSPDPVPYHALAILLSDRQRDYSRITELYNRHKALSPESGDAYGAILPILDEYARKGCVQAQLLLARAQDWGLAAAPDGIHPMLWLRRAADGGYAQAQRELGLLYETGEKLEKDTARAIALYSKAAAQNDAFAMKFLAVLYLNGNNPAYRRTAFELLKRADRANLPEAQLLLAQLYQKGIFVKKDAKQAVRWYEKAARNGSSEAMNILAWRYENGEGVTRSPAKALQWYKAAAERGEHNALFRLGVLYYTGKHVAADHALAFEYFKKAAELGDVTAWYNVAWLNKTGDGTAQNFREAKTWFERAALSGNSRAQVNLGVMYANGEGFPVDFEEACFWFELSKLCGNEDAQQGLDFVAPQLDEAAKDRARRRAQRTFKRMRRQRDEQP